From a region of the Streptacidiphilus albus JL83 genome:
- a CDS encoding RsmB/NOP family class I SAM-dependent RNA methyltransferase — translation MSTPAAPASGSAPKGRSKHAPKAAQGAPRPHRRPKKDPARMVAFQALRAVDERDAYANLILPSLLRKAEAQEGFERRDAAFATELVYGTLRLRGSYDAIIAACVDRPLSKIDPPVLDVLSLGAHQLLGTRIPPHAAVSATVELARAVLGDGRAKFVNAVMRKISTQDLDTWLQQVAPPYDEDAEDHLAVLHSHPRWVVAALWDSLGVWQPEACGRKAVSELLAADNARPAVTLVARPGRSTAQELRDSLPAEDSEPGHWSPYAVRLIEGGEPGLVEAVRENRAGVQDEGSQLVAAALAAAPLEGADRLWLDACAGPGGKAALLAALASQRGAALVASESQPHRAALVARALDGNPGPYAVVTADGTRPAWRPGSFDRVLVDVPCTGLGALRRRPESRWRRRPEDVAAFGPLQRNLLRSAVDSVRPGGVVGYATCSPHLAETRVVVHDVLREYGEELEWIDARPLLPGVPGLGEGPDVQLWPHLHGTDAMYLALLRKRG, via the coding sequence ATGAGCACCCCCGCAGCACCCGCGTCCGGCAGCGCCCCGAAGGGCAGGAGCAAGCACGCCCCCAAGGCGGCGCAGGGCGCGCCGCGGCCGCACCGGCGGCCGAAGAAGGATCCGGCCCGGATGGTCGCCTTCCAGGCGCTGCGCGCCGTGGACGAGCGCGACGCCTACGCCAACCTGATCCTGCCCTCGCTGCTGCGCAAGGCCGAGGCGCAGGAGGGCTTCGAGCGCCGGGACGCCGCCTTCGCGACCGAGCTGGTCTACGGCACCCTGCGGCTGCGCGGCAGCTACGACGCGATCATCGCCGCCTGCGTCGACCGGCCGCTGAGCAAGATCGACCCGCCGGTGCTCGACGTGCTGTCGCTCGGCGCGCACCAGCTGCTCGGCACCCGGATCCCGCCGCACGCCGCCGTCTCCGCCACGGTCGAGCTGGCCCGCGCCGTGCTCGGCGACGGGCGCGCCAAGTTCGTCAACGCGGTGATGCGCAAGATCAGCACCCAGGACCTCGACACCTGGCTGCAGCAGGTCGCGCCGCCCTACGACGAGGACGCCGAGGACCACCTCGCGGTGCTCCACTCGCACCCGCGCTGGGTGGTCGCCGCGCTCTGGGACTCGCTCGGCGTCTGGCAGCCCGAGGCCTGCGGCCGCAAGGCCGTCTCCGAGCTGCTCGCCGCCGACAACGCCCGCCCCGCCGTCACCCTGGTCGCCCGTCCCGGCCGCTCCACCGCGCAGGAGCTGCGCGACTCGCTGCCGGCCGAGGACAGCGAGCCGGGGCACTGGTCCCCGTACGCGGTGCGGCTGATCGAGGGCGGCGAGCCGGGACTGGTCGAGGCGGTCCGGGAGAACCGGGCCGGGGTGCAGGACGAGGGCAGCCAGCTGGTCGCCGCCGCCCTCGCCGCCGCCCCGCTGGAGGGCGCGGACCGGCTGTGGCTGGACGCCTGCGCCGGCCCCGGCGGCAAGGCCGCGCTGCTGGCCGCACTGGCCTCGCAGCGCGGGGCGGCGCTGGTCGCCTCCGAGTCGCAGCCGCACCGGGCCGCACTGGTGGCCCGCGCGCTGGACGGCAACCCCGGTCCCTACGCGGTGGTCACCGCCGACGGAACCCGCCCGGCCTGGCGCCCGGGCAGCTTCGACCGGGTCCTGGTCGACGTCCCCTGCACCGGCCTCGGCGCGCTGCGCCGCCGCCCGGAGTCGCGCTGGCGCCGCCGTCCCGAGGACGTCGCCGCCTTCGGCCCGCTGCAGCGGAACCTGCTCCGCTCGGCCGTCGACTCGGTCCGTCCCGGCGGCGTCGTCGGCTACGCGACCTGCTCGCCGCACCTGGCCGAGACCCGGGTCGTGGTCCACGACGTGCTGCGCGAGTACGGCGAGGAGCTGGAGTGGATCGACGCCCGGCCGCTGCTGCCCGGCGTCCCCGGCCTGGGCGAGGGCCCGGACGTCCAGCTGTGGCCGCACCTGCACGGCACCGACGCCATGTACCTGGCGCTGCTGCGGAAGCGGGGCTGA
- the fmt gene encoding methionyl-tRNA formyltransferase, giving the protein MKLVFAGTPEPALPALEALIASRHEVAAVVTRPDAPAGRGRKLVASPVAQLAEEAGIEVLKPVRPREPEFLARLAEIAPDCCPVVAYGALLPKAALDIPRFGWVNLHFSLLPAWRGAAPVQHAVLAGDEITGASTFLIEEGLDTGPVYGTVTETVRFDDTSGDLLERLSRSGARLLAATMDGLDAGDLTPLPQSIDGVSLAPKISVEDARVDWAVPALRIDRVVRGCTPAPGAWTLFRGERLKLGPVRLAVGRAELAPGEIEVVKNTVRVGTGSHEVELGEVQPQGKKRMAAADWARGSRLEPGERLGA; this is encoded by the coding sequence ATGAAGCTCGTCTTCGCCGGAACCCCCGAGCCCGCCCTGCCCGCGCTGGAGGCGCTGATCGCCTCCCGGCACGAGGTCGCGGCCGTCGTCACCCGACCGGACGCCCCTGCCGGGCGCGGACGCAAGCTCGTCGCCAGCCCGGTGGCGCAGCTCGCCGAGGAGGCCGGGATCGAGGTGCTGAAGCCGGTCCGCCCGCGCGAGCCGGAGTTCCTGGCGCGGCTGGCGGAGATCGCCCCGGACTGCTGCCCGGTGGTCGCCTACGGCGCGCTGCTGCCCAAGGCGGCGCTGGACATCCCTCGCTTCGGCTGGGTCAACCTCCACTTCTCGCTGCTCCCGGCCTGGCGCGGCGCGGCCCCGGTGCAGCACGCGGTGCTGGCCGGGGACGAGATCACCGGCGCGTCGACCTTCCTGATCGAGGAGGGCCTGGACACCGGCCCGGTCTACGGGACGGTCACCGAGACGGTCCGCTTCGACGACACCAGCGGCGACCTGCTGGAGCGGCTGTCGCGCTCGGGCGCGCGGCTGCTGGCGGCGACCATGGACGGACTGGACGCCGGGGACCTCACGCCCCTGCCGCAGTCGATCGACGGGGTCAGCCTGGCCCCGAAGATCAGCGTGGAGGACGCCCGGGTCGACTGGGCCGTCCCGGCGCTGCGGATCGACCGGGTGGTGCGCGGCTGCACGCCCGCGCCGGGCGCGTGGACGCTGTTCCGCGGCGAGCGGCTGAAGCTGGGACCGGTCCGGCTGGCGGTGGGCCGCGCGGAGCTGGCGCCGGGCGAGATCGAGGTGGTGAAGAACACCGTGCGGGTCGGCACCGGCAGCCACGAGGTGGAGCTGGGCGAGGTCCAGCCGCAGGGCAAGAAGCGGATGGCGGCCGCCGACTGGGCGCGCGGCTCGCGGCTGGAGCCGGGCGAGCGCCTGGGCGCGTAG
- the def gene encoding peptide deformylase, whose amino-acid sequence MAIQPIRLFGDPVLRLTAQPVTVFDKELRTLVKDLTETMQDAPGAGLAAPQIGVSLRVFTYHVEGVTGHLINPSLDLSEEEQDGPEGCLSLPGLTYDCKRAFGVVAKGFNEYGDPVVLEGTQRLARCLQHETDHLDGVIFIDRLDREQRRAALRAIRESEWSREAAPTVKLSPHSTFGRAL is encoded by the coding sequence GTGGCGATCCAGCCCATCCGACTCTTCGGCGACCCGGTACTGCGGCTCACCGCCCAACCCGTGACCGTGTTCGACAAGGAACTGCGCACCCTGGTCAAGGACCTCACCGAGACCATGCAGGACGCCCCCGGGGCCGGCCTGGCCGCCCCGCAGATCGGGGTCTCGCTACGGGTGTTCACCTACCACGTCGAGGGCGTCACCGGTCATCTGATCAACCCGAGCCTGGACCTCAGCGAGGAGGAGCAGGACGGCCCCGAGGGCTGCCTGTCGCTCCCCGGCCTGACCTACGACTGCAAGCGCGCCTTCGGGGTAGTGGCCAAGGGCTTCAACGAGTACGGGGACCCGGTGGTGCTGGAGGGCACCCAGCGGCTGGCCCGCTGCCTCCAGCACGAGACCGACCACCTGGACGGGGTGATCTTCATCGACCGGCTCGACCGTGAGCAGCGCCGCGCCGCGCTCCGCGCCATCCGCGAGTCGGAGTGGTCCCGGGAGGCGGCGCCGACGGTCAAGCTCTCCCCGCACAGCACCTTCGGCCGGGCGCTCTAG
- a CDS encoding primosomal protein N', giving the protein MPTADPTAPDPAPADPGDSAPVQLELVRAELRRARSKPKQAASSTRLPVARVVVDKGLSHLDQFFDYSVPARLDEAAQPGVRVRVRFGGRVVSGQGRREGGTLIDGYVVERRATSDFAGPLAPLSQVLSPERVLTPELLRLCRAVADRYAGTLADVLQLAIPPKHNRPEAEPAAEPLPPPPAPAPGGWSRYPNGPEFLAALAAGEPPRAVWTALPGGGWPQELARAVAAALSGGRGALVLLPDGRAVAQLDAALREQLGPGRHVALTAEHGPEERYRRWLSVSRGTVRAVVGTRAAMFAPVADLGLVAVWDDGDSSHSDPHAPYPHARDVLLLRAAEAGAAVLIGGFAVTVESAQLLRTGWAGPLAGEREQVRRAAPLVRTVTDFEQAADAAAHAARLPTLAWRTAREALLQGPVLVQVPRRGYVPRLSCARCREQARCTACAGPLEARDAGAVLHCAWCGRPEANWHCPECGSTRLRAQVVGVRRTADELGRAFPAVPVRTSGRDGVLAAVPGTPALVVSTPGAEPVAEGGYAAALLLDAWALLNRPDLRAGEEALRRWLGAAALVRPQEQGGRVVVVADAALRPVQALVRWDPSGFAGIELAERAELGFPPVSRMASLTGSPAAVADLLSLIRLPEGADVLGPVEVAAPRAARAQEGADAAAVAPERLERVLLRVAPGRGAALATALKAAHAARLARRQTDPVRIRIDPPDIG; this is encoded by the coding sequence ATGCCCACCGCCGACCCCACCGCCCCCGACCCCGCCCCGGCCGATCCCGGCGACAGCGCCCCGGTCCAGCTGGAGCTGGTCCGCGCCGAGCTGCGGCGGGCCAGGTCGAAGCCGAAGCAGGCGGCCTCCTCGACCCGGCTGCCGGTGGCCCGGGTCGTCGTCGACAAGGGCCTGTCGCACCTCGACCAGTTCTTCGACTACTCCGTCCCGGCGCGGCTGGACGAGGCGGCGCAGCCCGGCGTCCGGGTCCGGGTCCGCTTCGGCGGACGGGTCGTCAGCGGGCAGGGGCGGCGCGAGGGCGGGACGCTGATCGACGGCTACGTGGTGGAGCGCCGGGCCACCAGCGACTTCGCCGGGCCGCTGGCGCCGCTCAGCCAGGTGCTCTCGCCCGAGCGGGTGCTCACCCCCGAGCTGCTCCGGCTGTGCCGGGCGGTCGCCGACCGCTACGCCGGGACGTTGGCCGACGTCCTCCAGCTGGCGATCCCGCCGAAGCACAACCGGCCCGAGGCCGAGCCGGCCGCCGAGCCGCTGCCGCCGCCGCCGGCGCCCGCGCCGGGCGGCTGGTCCCGCTACCCCAACGGCCCCGAGTTCCTCGCCGCCCTGGCCGCCGGGGAGCCGCCGCGCGCGGTCTGGACGGCGCTGCCCGGCGGCGGCTGGCCGCAGGAGCTGGCCCGTGCCGTGGCAGCGGCCCTGTCCGGCGGGCGCGGCGCGCTGGTGCTGCTGCCGGACGGCCGGGCGGTGGCCCAGCTGGACGCCGCGCTGCGGGAGCAGCTCGGCCCCGGCCGCCATGTCGCGCTGACCGCCGAGCACGGCCCGGAGGAGCGCTACCGGCGCTGGCTGTCGGTCAGCCGGGGCACGGTCCGGGCGGTGGTCGGCACCCGCGCGGCGATGTTCGCGCCCGTCGCCGACCTGGGGCTGGTCGCGGTCTGGGACGACGGCGACAGCAGCCACAGCGACCCGCACGCCCCCTACCCGCACGCCCGCGACGTGCTGCTGCTGCGCGCCGCCGAGGCCGGGGCGGCGGTGCTGATCGGCGGCTTCGCGGTGACCGTCGAGTCGGCGCAGCTGCTGCGGACCGGCTGGGCCGGGCCGCTGGCCGGGGAGCGGGAGCAGGTCCGCCGGGCCGCGCCGCTGGTCCGCACGGTCACCGACTTCGAGCAGGCGGCGGACGCCGCCGCGCACGCGGCCCGGCTGCCGACGCTGGCCTGGCGGACCGCGCGCGAGGCGCTGCTGCAGGGTCCGGTGCTGGTGCAGGTGCCGCGCCGGGGCTACGTCCCCCGGCTGTCCTGCGCCCGCTGCCGGGAGCAGGCGCGCTGCACCGCCTGCGCCGGGCCGCTGGAGGCCAGGGACGCGGGCGCGGTGCTGCACTGCGCGTGGTGCGGGCGGCCCGAGGCGAACTGGCACTGCCCGGAGTGCGGCTCGACCCGGCTCCGGGCCCAGGTGGTCGGCGTCCGCCGGACCGCGGACGAGCTGGGCCGGGCCTTCCCGGCGGTGCCGGTGCGGACCTCGGGCCGGGACGGCGTGCTGGCGGCCGTCCCCGGCACGCCCGCGCTGGTGGTGTCCACCCCGGGCGCGGAGCCGGTCGCCGAGGGCGGCTACGCGGCGGCGCTGCTGCTGGACGCCTGGGCCCTGCTCAACCGTCCCGACCTGCGGGCGGGGGAGGAGGCGCTGCGCCGCTGGCTGGGCGCGGCGGCGCTGGTCCGCCCGCAGGAGCAGGGGGGCAGGGTGGTCGTGGTGGCGGACGCCGCACTGCGGCCGGTGCAGGCGCTGGTGCGCTGGGACCCGTCGGGCTTCGCCGGGATCGAGCTGGCCGAGCGGGCCGAGCTGGGGTTCCCGCCGGTGTCGCGGATGGCCTCGCTGACGGGCAGTCCGGCAGCGGTCGCGGACCTGCTGTCGCTGATCCGGCTGCCGGAGGGTGCGGACGTGCTCGGGCCGGTGGAGGTGGCGGCGCCGCGCGCCGCGCGGGCGCAGGAGGGGGCTGACGCGGCCGCGGTGGCGCCGGAGCGGCTGGAGCGGGTGCTGCTGCGGGTCGCCCCGGGCCGGGGGGCGGCACTGGCGACCGCACTGAAGGCGGCCCACGCCGCCCGGCTGGCCCGCAGGCAGACCGACCCGGTACGGATCCGGATCGACCCGCCGGACATCGGCTGA
- a CDS encoding NRAMP family divalent metal transporter: protein MTTTIDTTRTAVLDDAHLGDIHGALGTIKLGDHGERRGLSAKLRTLLAIVGPGLIVMVGDNDAGAFATYGQAGQNYGTHLLWTLALLVPVLYVNQEMVLRLGSVTGVGHARLILERFGKFWGAFSVIDLFILNALTLVTEFIGITLAAGYLGLPRTAAVVLAAAIIIASAFTGSFRRFERIAIVLCAGSLLLVPIYFLVHPKTSQMAHDFVVPDMPGGAGQLSTVMLLIIGIVGTTVAPWQLFFQQSYVIDKRITPRFMKYEKADLWIGIVIVVIGGAALMGATAAAFAGTKDFGGFTDAGGLATGIAAHAGKVAGVLFAIALLDASIIGAFAVSLSTAYAIGDVFGIKHSLHRGVQGAKGFYAVYAALVAAAAAIVLIPGSPLGLLTEGVQTLAGVLLPSATVFLLLLCNDRQVLGPWVNGPRTNAFTAAVVGILVTLSVILTASVLFPDITAGAILDIMAACGVAGVLAAGYAFTRRRTATKEDPSPAFGGEAPLDRSGRDDWRMPPLETLTRPVMATGRKIGMSALRSYLAVAMILVIVKIVQVAVSG from the coding sequence ATGACCACCACCATCGACACGACCCGCACCGCGGTACTGGACGACGCCCACCTCGGTGACATCCACGGCGCGCTCGGCACCATCAAGTTGGGCGACCACGGCGAGCGCCGGGGTCTGTCCGCCAAGCTCAGGACGCTGCTGGCGATCGTCGGCCCCGGCCTGATCGTGATGGTCGGCGACAACGACGCCGGCGCGTTCGCCACCTACGGCCAGGCCGGGCAGAACTACGGCACCCACCTGCTGTGGACCCTGGCCCTGCTGGTCCCGGTCCTCTACGTCAACCAGGAGATGGTGCTGCGGCTGGGCTCGGTCACCGGCGTCGGCCACGCCCGGCTGATCCTGGAGCGCTTCGGCAAGTTCTGGGGCGCCTTCTCGGTCATCGACCTGTTCATCCTGAACGCGCTCACCCTGGTCACCGAGTTCATCGGGATCACCCTGGCGGCCGGCTACCTCGGCCTGCCCAGGACCGCCGCGGTGGTGCTGGCCGCGGCGATCATCATCGCCTCCGCGTTCACCGGCTCCTTCCGCCGCTTCGAGCGCATCGCCATCGTGCTGTGCGCCGGGTCGCTGCTGCTGGTGCCGATCTACTTCCTGGTCCACCCGAAGACCTCGCAGATGGCGCACGACTTCGTGGTGCCCGACATGCCGGGCGGCGCGGGCCAGCTGTCCACGGTGATGCTGCTGATCATCGGCATCGTCGGCACCACCGTCGCCCCGTGGCAGCTCTTCTTCCAGCAGTCCTACGTCATCGACAAGCGGATCACCCCGCGCTTCATGAAGTACGAGAAGGCCGACCTGTGGATCGGCATCGTGATCGTCGTCATCGGTGGCGCGGCCCTGATGGGCGCCACCGCCGCGGCCTTCGCCGGCACCAAGGACTTCGGTGGCTTCACCGACGCCGGCGGGCTGGCCACCGGCATCGCCGCCCACGCCGGCAAGGTGGCCGGGGTGCTGTTCGCCATCGCGCTGCTGGACGCCTCGATCATCGGCGCCTTCGCCGTCTCGCTCTCCACCGCCTACGCCATCGGCGACGTCTTCGGCATCAAGCACTCGCTGCACCGGGGCGTGCAGGGCGCGAAGGGCTTCTACGCCGTCTACGCCGCCCTGGTGGCCGCCGCCGCGGCCATCGTGCTGATCCCCGGCTCGCCGCTGGGCCTGCTCACCGAGGGCGTGCAGACCCTGGCCGGGGTGCTGCTGCCGTCCGCCACGGTCTTCCTGCTGCTGCTCTGCAACGACCGCCAGGTGCTGGGCCCGTGGGTGAACGGCCCGCGGACCAACGCCTTCACCGCCGCGGTCGTGGGCATCCTGGTGACCCTGTCCGTCATCCTCACCGCCTCGGTGCTGTTCCCTGACATCACCGCCGGCGCCATCCTCGACATCATGGCCGCCTGCGGCGTGGCCGGGGTGCTGGCCGCGGGCTACGCCTTCACCCGGCGCCGCACCGCCACCAAGGAGGACCCTTCCCCTGCCTTCGGCGGGGAGGCCCCATTGGACCGCTCCGGTCGCGACGACTGGCGGATGCCGCCGCTGGAGACGCTGACCCGCCCGGTCATGGCCACCGGCCGCAAGATCGGCATGAGCGCCCTCCGCAGCTACCTCGCGGTCGCGATGATCCTGGTCATCGTCAAGATCGTCCAGGTGGCCGTCAGCGGCTGA
- a CDS encoding APC family permease, giving the protein MAEQGLAQVHHFRDLVALSVSSVGPLFSIAATGGVMAGLAGWWTLPAILVITVPFVIAAFVFRLLNRHFPHAGASYHWSRRVMGPSASRFQAWILILAYFASIPPIIIPAATYTTTLLDPSGHPSALVQLAVGAGWVGFALIPLLGGASPTARITKAFLVLELVAVAALVVIGAVRWPALHVPVHFGPAPIGGIVTVTVVAATILDGWEIDSFASEEAQRPRTDPGTGGIVGVFFALGFYALLYPLMFAETPLKDLAGADNPMAVWGDRLVPGAPWLMLVPVLASTAGGLWLTTYILSRALFSMGREGLLPRSLGRVNARRVPQAATLWTLGAALAVVAAELLFPSVSTFFGVVLSAAGFFLVAEFFLDSLTATVFLRRVHQQSHRQGHGQTDAPPHRHRALLVASALATAMFGASLIGFFVYGPTAIGPSIDYILLVLIGAGVLFAVLTRRRGEAHHFEGQDLGVPARRPAAPATAAAGPKS; this is encoded by the coding sequence ATGGCCGAGCAGGGGTTGGCGCAGGTCCACCACTTCCGTGACCTGGTGGCACTGTCCGTCTCCAGCGTCGGGCCGCTGTTCAGCATCGCCGCCACCGGAGGGGTGATGGCCGGCCTGGCGGGCTGGTGGACCCTGCCGGCCATCCTGGTGATCACCGTCCCGTTCGTGATCGCCGCCTTCGTCTTCCGGCTGCTCAACCGGCACTTCCCGCACGCCGGGGCGTCCTACCACTGGTCCCGCCGGGTGATGGGGCCGAGCGCCTCCCGCTTCCAGGCGTGGATCCTGATCCTGGCCTACTTCGCCTCGATCCCGCCGATCATCATTCCCGCGGCGACCTACACCACCACCCTGCTCGACCCCTCGGGCCACCCCTCCGCGCTGGTCCAACTCGCGGTCGGGGCCGGCTGGGTCGGCTTCGCGCTGATCCCGCTCCTGGGCGGAGCCAGTCCCACCGCGCGGATCACCAAGGCGTTCCTCGTCCTGGAGCTGGTGGCGGTCGCCGCGCTCGTGGTCATCGGCGCCGTGCGCTGGCCCGCGCTGCACGTGCCGGTGCACTTCGGCCCGGCGCCGATCGGCGGGATCGTCACCGTGACGGTCGTCGCCGCGACCATCCTGGACGGCTGGGAGATCGACAGCTTCGCCTCCGAGGAGGCCCAGCGGCCCCGGACCGACCCCGGCACCGGCGGCATCGTCGGGGTGTTCTTCGCCCTCGGCTTCTACGCCCTCCTCTACCCGCTGATGTTCGCCGAGACCCCGCTGAAGGACCTGGCGGGGGCCGACAACCCGATGGCGGTGTGGGGCGACCGGCTGGTGCCCGGCGCACCCTGGCTGATGCTCGTGCCGGTGCTGGCCTCCACCGCCGGCGGGCTGTGGCTGACCACCTACATCCTCAGCCGCGCCCTGTTCTCCATGGGCCGCGAGGGACTGCTGCCGCGCAGCCTGGGCCGCGTCAACGCCCGCCGGGTTCCGCAGGCCGCCACCCTCTGGACCCTCGGGGCGGCGCTCGCGGTGGTCGCCGCCGAGCTGCTCTTCCCCTCGGTCTCCACCTTCTTCGGCGTGGTGCTCTCCGCCGCGGGGTTCTTCCTGGTCGCCGAGTTCTTCCTGGACTCGCTCACCGCGACGGTGTTCCTCCGCCGCGTCCACCAGCAGAGCCACCGGCAGGGCCACGGGCAGACGGACGCGCCGCCGCACCGGCACCGGGCGCTACTGGTGGCCTCGGCCCTGGCCACGGCGATGTTCGGCGCCTCCCTGATCGGGTTCTTCGTCTACGGGCCCACCGCCATCGGCCCCTCGATCGACTACATCCTGCTGGTGCTGATCGGCGCCGGGGTGCTGTTCGCGGTGCTGACCCGCCGACGCGGCGAGGCCCACCACTTCGAGGGCCAGGACCTGGGCGTCCCCGCCCGGCGCCCCGCCGCCCCTGCCACGGCCGCCGCCGGACCCAAGAGCTGA
- a CDS encoding DUF7927 domain-containing protein encodes MPSAADPSSGSASAPGADQPSGTDQAPASAPAPASDQAQAPASDQAQAQAPASNQAPAAAQPAPADSPAAAPAVAPAVRAPLAAAPAVGAHPAAPASSAGVPCPTNCHIVVHKRADRDYYLPGQTVRYTVTVTDAGTDPCPPATVTDHLRGDLSDGVYQNNAAVTSGHVRYHRPDLVWTTGALAPGETVTMTYTVVANDPDLGPRRLVDAVTAPNSNCLTGAEAGCHVELGSPSWIVTKRENTEDVEPGNHIDYVITAHNTGTVDFTGVRQAGLEDDMSLIVKDSVYDADATASTGTVTVDKPYVEWRGDLPAGDTVTIKLSIRAEALPPHTSVLENIVRALYPHHGGTDLSDPLPPLVQHGANQRSMPLALQLPRRAPVQPGDPTSTVPLIEACTVNPVTDSCDVTADEPKLIVKKSANRAVAAPGQLVTYRVAFANIGDNDFPAGELPVVTDYLGGVLNYADFVPGSLTSSLPSAVFQAAQKRIVWTGEIQAGRHAYFQYQVRVHKAFHTMESLNNLVVSGQSNCAQGSKDPGCRVHIPVLHHRGHQPGHPGHPGHPGFPGFPGFPGRPGLAATGATVLPAAAFGGALLLAGFGLVRYRRRLPRR; translated from the coding sequence GTGCCCAGCGCCGCGGACCCGAGTTCGGGCTCGGCCTCCGCTCCGGGAGCGGACCAGCCCTCGGGCACGGACCAGGCTCCGGCCTCGGCTCCGGCTCCGGCCTCGGACCAGGCCCAGGCCCCGGCCTCGGACCAGGCCCAGGCCCAGGCCCCGGCCTCGAACCAGGCTCCGGCCGCGGCCCAGCCCGCCCCGGCCGACTCGCCGGCCGCCGCACCCGCCGTCGCACCCGCGGTGCGCGCGCCGCTCGCCGCCGCGCCCGCCGTCGGGGCGCACCCCGCCGCGCCGGCTTCGAGCGCCGGGGTGCCCTGCCCCACCAACTGCCACATCGTGGTCCACAAGCGGGCCGACCGTGACTACTACCTCCCCGGCCAGACGGTCCGGTACACGGTCACCGTCACCGACGCCGGCACGGACCCGTGCCCGCCGGCCACGGTCACCGACCACCTGCGCGGTGACCTGAGCGACGGGGTCTACCAGAACAACGCCGCGGTGACGAGCGGCCACGTCCGCTACCACCGGCCGGACCTGGTGTGGACCACGGGCGCGCTGGCTCCCGGGGAGACGGTCACCATGACCTACACCGTCGTGGCGAACGACCCCGACCTGGGCCCGCGACGCCTGGTCGACGCCGTGACCGCGCCGAACAGCAACTGCCTCACCGGGGCCGAGGCCGGCTGCCACGTCGAGCTCGGCTCGCCGAGCTGGATCGTGACCAAGCGTGAGAACACGGAGGACGTCGAGCCGGGCAACCACATCGACTACGTCATCACGGCGCACAACACCGGCACCGTCGACTTCACCGGCGTCCGGCAGGCGGGCCTTGAGGACGACATGTCGCTGATCGTCAAGGACTCCGTCTACGACGCCGACGCCACCGCCTCCACCGGGACGGTCACCGTCGACAAGCCCTACGTCGAGTGGCGGGGTGACCTGCCTGCCGGCGACACCGTGACCATCAAGCTGTCCATCCGGGCCGAGGCGCTTCCCCCGCACACCAGCGTGCTGGAGAACATCGTCCGGGCGCTCTACCCGCACCACGGCGGCACCGACCTCAGCGACCCCCTGCCGCCGCTGGTCCAGCACGGGGCCAACCAGCGTTCGATGCCGCTCGCGCTGCAGCTGCCGCGGCGGGCCCCGGTCCAGCCGGGGGACCCGACCAGCACCGTTCCGCTGATCGAAGCCTGCACCGTCAACCCGGTGACCGACAGCTGTGACGTCACCGCCGACGAGCCCAAGCTGATCGTCAAGAAGTCGGCCAACCGGGCGGTGGCCGCGCCCGGCCAGCTGGTCACCTACCGGGTCGCCTTCGCCAACATCGGCGACAACGACTTCCCGGCCGGCGAACTGCCGGTGGTCACGGACTACTTGGGCGGCGTGCTGAACTACGCCGACTTCGTGCCGGGGTCGCTCACCTCCAGCCTGCCGAGCGCCGTCTTCCAGGCCGCGCAGAAGCGGATCGTCTGGACCGGCGAGATCCAGGCCGGCCGGCACGCGTACTTCCAGTACCAGGTGCGGGTGCACAAGGCCTTCCACACCATGGAGTCGCTGAACAACCTGGTGGTCTCGGGCCAGTCGAACTGCGCCCAGGGTTCCAAGGACCCCGGCTGCCGGGTCCACATCCCGGTGCTGCACCACCGTGGACACCAGCCGGGCCACCCGGGCCACCCGGGGCACCCGGGCTTCCCGGGCTTCCCGGGCTTCCCGGGTCGGCCGGGCCTCGCGGCCACCGGGGCCACCGTGCTTCCGGCCGCCGCCTTCGGCGGGGCGCTGCTCCTCGCCGGGTTCGGGCTGGTGCGCTACCGCCGCCGGCTGCCGCGCCGCTGA
- a CDS encoding heparin lyase I family protein produces the protein MNRRRTPSRRTRVWLAAAVSVAVAGGAAILADAQAATHQAATHHPYGPGPAAPPTAPPAVGKLLWSAAPAKGLKAFASVQCATDTFTAVADKRLGEVWQVVQPAHLERCEGLGPDVTLKSSYYLGWSSKFDITDGMSRYLFQLKCDPSTGTANHPVVLEDVNGRIELEDWTPKHTSVVLWSTPAVNDKWSSYALRISEGRTDGTIQFWYDGVEQKLSNGSDTYTGTTYDGTVDYLKWGLYHPSKGSATQWLTTPRMGTTLASVAQ, from the coding sequence ATGAACCGACGACGTACACCCTCCCGTCGCACCCGCGTGTGGCTGGCTGCGGCGGTGAGCGTCGCCGTGGCCGGTGGCGCCGCGATCCTGGCCGACGCCCAGGCCGCCACGCACCAGGCCGCCACCCACCACCCCTACGGGCCCGGCCCCGCCGCCCCGCCGACCGCCCCGCCGGCCGTCGGGAAGCTGCTCTGGTCCGCGGCCCCGGCCAAGGGGTTGAAGGCGTTCGCCTCCGTCCAGTGCGCGACCGACACCTTCACCGCCGTGGCCGACAAGCGGCTGGGCGAGGTGTGGCAGGTGGTCCAGCCGGCGCACCTGGAGCGCTGCGAGGGACTCGGTCCCGACGTCACCCTGAAGAGCAGCTACTACCTCGGCTGGTCGTCGAAGTTCGACATCACCGACGGGATGAGCCGCTACCTCTTCCAGCTCAAGTGCGACCCGAGCACCGGGACGGCCAACCACCCGGTCGTGCTGGAGGACGTCAACGGCAGGATCGAACTGGAGGACTGGACGCCCAAGCACACCTCGGTCGTGCTGTGGAGCACCCCGGCGGTCAACGACAAGTGGAGCAGCTACGCGCTCCGCATCTCCGAGGGCCGGACCGACGGCACCATCCAGTTCTGGTACGACGGCGTGGAGCAGAAGCTCTCCAACGGCTCCGACACCTACACCGGGACCACCTACGACGGCACCGTGGACTACCTGAAGTGGGGCCTCTACCACCCCTCCAAGGGCAGCGCCACCCAGTGGCTCACCACCCCCAGGATGGGCACCACCCTGGCCTCGGTGGCCCAGTGA